A single Streptomyces sp. Edi2 DNA region contains:
- a CDS encoding glutamate ABC transporter substrate-binding protein translates to MRVHARDLVNLRAVLAPVASGMGVMAMVAAVLVPALGGDAGHPRHGPGHVSSSAAAHRAYGPGAAPATPAAAPCTARNAAESLRPSPDDGAAVRRIKARGQLVVGVDQNTYRWGYRNPSTGTLEGFDIDLAWAIAEDILGPHPPVVFKTVPTNQRIPALQKRAVDMVVRTMTINCARKRQVAFSTSYFQAGQQVLAPIDSTIKAFDDSLRGRRVCTAAGSTGETALRARPHGAQVLTVPSQLDCLVRLQLGQADAVVTDSALAAAQAAQDPRVELKGAPFTDESYGVAMNKDDPDLVRRVNKVLDDYRGGGEHSAWMRAYRKWLKADLPGISGPPAPEYGD, encoded by the coding sequence ATGCGGGTGCACGCGCGAGACCTGGTGAATCTGCGTGCCGTCCTTGCGCCGGTCGCGTCCGGGATGGGCGTGATGGCTATGGTCGCCGCCGTGCTGGTGCCGGCGCTGGGCGGCGACGCCGGGCATCCCCGGCACGGCCCCGGCCACGTCTCCTCGTCCGCGGCGGCACACCGGGCGTACGGCCCGGGGGCGGCGCCGGCCACACCTGCCGCCGCGCCGTGCACGGCGCGCAACGCCGCGGAGAGCCTGCGCCCTTCGCCGGACGACGGTGCGGCGGTGCGGCGGATCAAGGCGCGGGGTCAGCTGGTCGTCGGGGTGGACCAGAACACCTACCGGTGGGGGTACCGCAATCCCTCCACCGGCACGCTGGAGGGTTTCGACATCGATCTGGCGTGGGCGATCGCCGAGGACATCCTGGGCCCGCATCCCCCTGTGGTCTTCAAGACGGTGCCGACCAACCAGCGGATCCCGGCGCTGCAGAAGCGTGCGGTGGACATGGTGGTGCGGACGATGACGATCAACTGTGCCCGCAAGCGACAGGTGGCGTTCTCGACCTCGTACTTCCAGGCGGGGCAGCAGGTGCTGGCCCCGATCGACTCGACGATCAAGGCCTTCGACGATTCGCTGCGGGGCCGGCGGGTGTGCACGGCGGCGGGTTCGACGGGGGAGACGGCGCTGCGGGCGCGGCCGCACGGCGCGCAGGTGCTGACGGTGCCCAGCCAACTCGACTGTCTGGTGCGGCTGCAGCTGGGCCAGGCGGATGCGGTGGTCACGGACAGCGCGCTGGCGGCGGCGCAGGCGGCGCAGGACCCGAGGGTGGAGCTGAAGGGCGCGCCGTTCACGGACGAGTCGTACGGCGTGGCGATGAACAAGGACGACCCGGATCTGGTGCGGCGGGTGAACAAGGTCCTGGACGACTACCGGGGCGGCGGCGAGCACAGCGCCTGGATGCGGGCGTACCGCAAGTGGCTGAAGGCCGATCTGCCGGGCATATCGGGACCGCCCGCGCCGGAGTACGGCGACTGA
- a CDS encoding mechanosensitive ion channel family protein has protein sequence MFWSASPAAAAHLSAATPGPSGPTSLDDATDKATNAAGWVQENWGTWLTSGLQILLIIVIAVVLRHVIRRTITKLIERMNRTVAAAQGTALGGLLVNAERRRQRSEAIGSVLRSVASFVIMGTAALTVLSVLKINLAPLLASAGVAGVAIGFGARNLVTDFLSGVFMILEDQYGVGDEIDAGVANGTVIEVGLRVTKLRGPNGAIWYIRNGEVKRIGNLSQGWATAAVDVVIAADQDLERARETITGAGEEMSKAEPWNEQLWEPVEVLGLSEVHLDTVTISVSAKTMPGKAPGVERELRWRIKRALDAAGVHLAPRPAPEDEDEEAADSSAGMGAPSALNNPLSPQSLATNPIASPSKMGK, from the coding sequence GTGTTCTGGTCCGCTTCGCCGGCCGCTGCCGCGCACCTGAGCGCCGCCACGCCCGGCCCATCCGGCCCGACGTCGCTCGACGACGCCACGGACAAGGCCACCAATGCCGCCGGCTGGGTGCAGGAGAACTGGGGGACGTGGCTCACGTCCGGCCTGCAGATCTTGCTGATCATCGTGATCGCGGTGGTGCTGCGGCATGTGATCCGCCGCACGATCACCAAGCTCATCGAGCGGATGAACCGCACCGTGGCCGCCGCCCAGGGCACCGCGCTGGGCGGTCTGCTCGTCAACGCCGAGAGACGCAGGCAGCGCTCCGAGGCCATCGGCTCGGTGCTGCGCAGTGTCGCCTCCTTCGTCATCATGGGCACCGCCGCCCTGACCGTGCTCTCCGTCCTGAAGATCAACCTGGCGCCGCTGCTGGCCAGTGCCGGTGTGGCCGGTGTCGCCATCGGTTTCGGCGCCCGCAACCTCGTCACCGACTTCCTCTCCGGCGTCTTCATGATCCTTGAGGACCAGTACGGCGTCGGCGACGAGATCGACGCGGGGGTGGCCAACGGTACGGTCATCGAGGTCGGCCTGCGGGTCACCAAGCTGCGCGGCCCCAACGGCGCGATCTGGTACATCCGCAACGGCGAGGTCAAGCGGATCGGCAACCTCAGCCAGGGCTGGGCCACCGCCGCCGTCGATGTGGTGATCGCCGCCGACCAGGACCTGGAGCGCGCCCGCGAGACCATCACCGGCGCCGGCGAGGAGATGTCCAAGGCCGAGCCCTGGAACGAGCAGCTGTGGGAGCCGGTGGAGGTCCTGGGCCTGAGCGAGGTCCACCTGGACACGGTCACCATCAGCGTCTCGGCCAAGACCATGCCCGGCAAGGCCCCCGGCGTGGAGCGCGAACTGCGCTGGCGCATCAAGCGCGCCCTGGACGCCGCCGGCGTCCACCTGGCCCCGCGCCCGGCCCCCGAGGACGAGGACGAGGAGGCCGCCGACTCCTCGGCCGGCATGGGCGCCCCCTCGGCCCTCAACAACCCGCTCTCCCCGCAGTCCCTGGCGACGAATCCGATCGCCTCGCCGTCGAAGATGGGGAAGTGA
- a CDS encoding ROK family transcriptional regulator: protein MNDRAALDLLVSRGPLTRTQIGELTGLSKPTASQLLARLEAAGLVRTTGNVTGRPGPGAQLYAIAPAAAHVAALAVDQLGITAAVADITGQVLGEERVDAGIVTSTDTGTAAVAEDAPHRTAQLVARAVDGALARAGLERGQLHGAVIGTPGALDPRTGRLRYAPHLPGWHSRALQDELAEVLGTPVTIENDVNLAAVAEQYDGAAQDVDDFVLVWADEGVGAALVLGGRLLRGATGGAGEIGYLPLPGAPLSRGGDRGAGQAEAGGGFQSLVGSPGVLQLAREYGAPDVRTVEAAMAHDGVRAEIARRLATGIAAVVAVVDPRLVVLSGEVARAGGEALRALVEEEFTGLPLPRPALRLSCVDGPAILTGALRTALAKARDAVFHTG from the coding sequence ATGAACGACCGGGCCGCGCTCGATCTGCTGGTGTCGCGGGGCCCGTTGACCCGTACGCAGATCGGGGAGCTGACCGGGCTGTCGAAGCCCACCGCCTCGCAGTTGCTGGCACGGCTGGAGGCCGCGGGGCTGGTGCGGACGACCGGGAATGTGACCGGGCGGCCGGGGCCCGGTGCGCAGCTCTACGCGATCGCCCCGGCGGCGGCCCATGTTGCCGCGCTGGCCGTCGATCAGCTGGGGATCACCGCCGCGGTCGCCGACATCACCGGGCAGGTGCTCGGGGAGGAACGGGTGGACGCCGGCATCGTCACCAGCACCGATACCGGCACCGCCGCCGTTGCCGAGGATGCGCCGCACCGGACCGCGCAGCTGGTCGCGCGGGCCGTCGACGGGGCGCTGGCCCGGGCCGGGCTGGAGCGCGGGCAGCTGCACGGGGCGGTGATCGGCACACCCGGTGCGCTGGACCCGCGGACCGGGCGGCTGCGCTATGCGCCGCATCTGCCGGGGTGGCACTCGCGGGCGCTGCAGGACGAACTGGCCGAGGTGCTGGGTACGCCGGTCACCATCGAGAACGATGTGAACCTGGCGGCGGTCGCCGAGCAGTACGACGGGGCCGCACAGGACGTCGACGACTTCGTGCTGGTGTGGGCGGACGAGGGGGTGGGCGCCGCCCTCGTGCTGGGCGGCCGGCTGCTGCGCGGGGCCACCGGCGGCGCGGGCGAGATCGGCTATCTGCCGCTGCCCGGCGCCCCGTTGTCCCGGGGCGGTGACCGCGGCGCCGGGCAGGCGGAGGCCGGCGGCGGCTTCCAGAGCCTGGTCGGTTCGCCGGGCGTGCTCCAACTCGCCCGGGAGTACGGGGCGCCGGACGTCCGTACCGTCGAGGCGGCGATGGCGCACGACGGGGTCCGGGCCGAGATCGCGCGGCGGCTGGCGACCGGGATCGCGGCCGTGGTCGCGGTCGTCGACCCGCGGCTGGTGGTGCTCTCCGGCGAGGTCGCCCGGGCCGGCGGGGAGGCGCTGCGCGCCCTGGTCGAGGAGGAGTTCACCGGGCTCCCGCTGCCCCGCCCCGCCCTGCGCCTGAGCTGTGTCGACGGCCCCGCGATCCTCACCGGCGCACTGCGGACGGCGCTCGCGAAGGCACGCGATGCGGTGTTCCACACCGGCTGA
- a CDS encoding tetratricopeptide repeat protein, translated as MTERADERCQRRECAGSYEDVGGGELYCDLCGLAPVVSPDGLLSSPPTGLTSRALTDGTTGREAAGALLTVPSPGPGSGPDSGPGSGSGPGTRTARSSPSRRSVPGRHSRAVSGRGPERGMAAVSVRGAGSGSSSGAARGRLGAGLVTVPEVPRPDPRAAVLEHPEVPERKRFCSRTDCGAPVGRARGEQPGTTEGFCIKCGHPYSFVPKLRPGDMVHGQYEVAGCLAHGGLGWIYLATDHAVSDRWVVLKGLLDTGDEEALAVAVSERRFLAEIEHANIVRIYNFVEHLDRATGSLDGYIVMEYVGGKSLKELANDRRTPQGRRDPLPVEQACAYGIEALEALGHLHRRGYLYCDFKVDNAIQQHDRLKLIDMGAVRGMDDHRSPVYGTIGYQAPEIAALGPSVSSDLYTVARTLAVLTFDFQGYTNVFADSLPDPDHIEVFRAYESFYRLLVRATDPDRARRFASAEEMAEQLTGVLREVVALQTGEPRPALSPLFGPELRVVDTELMAAAEGDSSLLGARGARGRGAAPARPAAPASAGPALRPLDVAGAALALPVPRVDPDDPHAGLLAGLLAAAPAELLDALRSAPADSLEVRLRALRARLETGDGAAAQRALEEMAAEPAGEWAAGEWAAAEWAAAGRDGGGPGTRGADWRVVWHRGLVSLTTGDREGAALAFDAVYDAFPGEPAPKLALGICAELLDQLDNAVEYYRLVWATDRSYVSAAFGLARVRLAAGDRAGAVGALESVPESSIHYIAARIAAVRARLRGRPPRDPLTADLRAAAEQVEALADFGLDAERREQLTTEVLGSALDWVLSGGHGAGPDGPAGVAERPSLLGCPLDERGLRFGLERSYRLLARLAQRGEKRIELVERANRFRPRTWV; from the coding sequence GTGACGGAGCGGGCCGACGAGCGCTGCCAGCGGCGGGAGTGCGCGGGCAGCTATGAGGATGTCGGCGGCGGCGAGCTGTACTGCGACCTGTGCGGGCTGGCGCCGGTGGTCTCGCCGGACGGCCTGCTGTCCTCGCCGCCCACGGGCCTGACGAGCCGGGCGCTCACGGACGGCACGACGGGCCGCGAGGCGGCGGGGGCGCTGCTGACGGTCCCCTCCCCCGGCCCCGGTTCCGGCCCCGATTCCGGCCCAGGTTCCGGTTCCGGCCCCGGCACCCGCACCGCCCGTTCCTCGCCCTCGCGGCGCTCGGTGCCCGGGCGGCACTCGCGCGCGGTGTCCGGCAGGGGGCCGGAGCGCGGTATGGCAGCGGTGTCGGTGCGCGGTGCGGGCAGCGGCTCCTCGTCCGGGGCGGCGCGGGGACGGCTGGGCGCGGGGCTGGTGACGGTGCCGGAGGTGCCGCGGCCCGATCCGCGTGCGGCGGTGCTGGAGCATCCGGAGGTCCCGGAGCGGAAGCGGTTCTGCAGCCGTACGGACTGCGGTGCGCCGGTGGGCCGGGCGCGCGGTGAGCAGCCGGGCACCACGGAAGGCTTCTGCATCAAGTGCGGCCACCCGTACAGCTTCGTGCCCAAGCTGCGGCCCGGCGACATGGTGCACGGCCAGTACGAGGTCGCGGGCTGTCTGGCGCACGGCGGGCTCGGCTGGATCTATCTGGCGACGGACCATGCGGTCTCCGACCGGTGGGTGGTCCTCAAGGGACTGCTGGACACCGGCGACGAGGAGGCGCTGGCGGTGGCGGTGTCCGAGCGGCGCTTCCTCGCCGAGATCGAGCACGCCAACATCGTGCGGATCTACAACTTCGTGGAACACCTCGACCGGGCGACGGGCAGCCTCGACGGCTACATCGTCATGGAGTACGTCGGCGGCAAGTCGCTCAAGGAGCTCGCCAACGACCGGCGCACGCCCCAGGGCAGGCGCGATCCGCTGCCGGTCGAACAGGCCTGTGCGTACGGCATCGAGGCGCTGGAGGCGCTGGGCCACCTGCACCGCCGCGGCTACCTCTACTGCGACTTCAAGGTCGACAACGCCATCCAGCAGCACGACCGGCTCAAGCTGATCGACATGGGCGCGGTGCGCGGGATGGACGACCACCGCAGCCCGGTCTACGGCACGATCGGCTATCAGGCGCCGGAGATCGCCGCGCTGGGCCCGTCGGTCTCCTCCGACCTCTACACCGTCGCCCGCACCCTCGCGGTCCTCACCTTCGACTTCCAGGGCTATACGAACGTCTTCGCGGACTCCCTGCCCGATCCGGACCACATCGAGGTGTTCCGCGCCTACGAGTCGTTCTACCGGCTGCTGGTGCGCGCCACGGACCCGGACCGGGCGCGCAGATTCGCCTCGGCGGAGGAGATGGCCGAGCAGCTGACGGGCGTACTGCGGGAGGTGGTGGCGCTCCAGACGGGCGAGCCGCGGCCCGCGCTGTCCCCGCTGTTCGGGCCCGAACTCCGGGTGGTCGACACGGAGCTGATGGCGGCGGCGGAGGGCGACAGTTCGCTGCTGGGCGCTCGGGGGGCGCGGGGTCGGGGGGCGGCGCCGGCACGCCCCGCGGCACCAGCATCCGCAGGCCCCGCGCTGCGCCCCCTGGACGTCGCCGGCGCCGCCCTGGCCCTGCCGGTGCCGCGGGTGGATCCGGACGACCCCCACGCCGGGCTGCTGGCGGGGTTGCTGGCCGCCGCGCCCGCCGAACTGCTGGACGCGCTGCGCTCGGCGCCGGCCGACTCCCTGGAGGTCCGGCTGCGTGCGCTGCGCGCCCGTCTGGAGACGGGTGACGGCGCGGCGGCGCAGCGGGCGCTGGAGGAGATGGCGGCGGAGCCCGCCGGGGAGTGGGCCGCCGGGGAGTGGGCCGCCGCGGAGTGGGCCGCGGCGGGGCGTGACGGCGGCGGGCCCGGCACCCGGGGCGCGGACTGGCGGGTGGTGTGGCATCGCGGCCTGGTGTCGCTGACGACCGGTGACCGCGAGGGCGCCGCGCTGGCCTTCGATGCTGTCTACGATGCCTTCCCCGGTGAGCCGGCGCCGAAGCTGGCGCTGGGGATCTGTGCGGAGCTGCTGGACCAGCTGGACAACGCCGTGGAGTACTACCGCCTGGTGTGGGCGACCGACCGCAGTTACGTCAGCGCGGCGTTCGGACTGGCACGGGTACGGCTGGCGGCGGGCGACCGCGCGGGCGCGGTCGGGGCGCTGGAGTCCGTCCCCGAGTCGTCCATCCACTACATCGCGGCACGGATCGCGGCGGTCCGCGCCCGGCTGCGGGGGCGCCCGCCGCGCGATCCGCTGACGGCGGACCTGCGGGCGGCCGCCGAACAGGTCGAGGCGCTTGCGGACTTCGGTCTGGACGCCGAACGAAGGGAACAACTCACCACCGAGGTACTGGGCAGCGCCCTGGACTGGGTACTCTCCGGGGGCCACGGTGCCGGGCCGGACGGTCCGGCGGGCGTGGCCGAGCGGCCGTCGCTGCTCGGCTGCCCGCTGGACGAGCGCGGTCTGCGGTTCGGCCTGGAGCGGTCGTACCGCTTGCTCGCGCGGCTGGCGCAGCGTGGTGAGAAGAGGATCGAACTGGTGGAACGGGCCAACCGCTTCCGCCCCAGGACGTGGGTGTGA
- a CDS encoding BadF/BadG/BcrA/BcrD ATPase family protein translates to MGLTGTALAIDAGNSKTDVALVDTDGRLLGTARGGGFRPPAVGTGPAVDVLAPLVRSVLAQARAAGPVGHLSAFLAGADLPVEEERLAAEIAGRGWARTVSVRNDTFALLRAGLPDDGERVGVAVVCGAGINCAGAGRDGATARFPALGRLSGDWGGGAFLAEEAVWCAARAEDGRGAPTRLADALPAHFGLAGMPELIEAFHLGALPGHRRHELAPLLFSVAEAGDPVARGLVARQAEEIALLATVALKRLGLLGEGVPVVLGGGVLAARHPLLHDRVTRLLAERAPGAVPHVVTAPPVLGAALDTLDRAGAGADAYGRLRAARWAERQPPGPQQPAPQSPAGSAKSRT, encoded by the coding sequence GTGGGCCTGACCGGTACGGCGCTCGCCATCGACGCGGGCAACAGCAAGACCGACGTGGCGCTGGTGGACACCGACGGCAGGCTGCTCGGCACGGCACGCGGCGGTGGCTTCCGGCCGCCGGCGGTGGGGACCGGCCCGGCGGTCGACGTCCTGGCGCCGCTGGTGCGGTCGGTCCTGGCGCAGGCCCGCGCCGCGGGTCCCGTCGGGCACCTCTCCGCGTTCCTGGCAGGCGCCGACCTCCCCGTCGAGGAGGAGCGCCTGGCCGCCGAGATCGCGGGCCGGGGGTGGGCACGCACGGTGAGCGTCCGCAACGACACCTTCGCGCTGCTGCGGGCCGGGCTGCCGGACGACGGGGAGCGGGTGGGCGTCGCCGTGGTGTGCGGGGCGGGCATCAACTGCGCGGGGGCCGGCCGGGACGGTGCCACCGCGCGCTTCCCGGCCCTCGGCCGGCTCTCCGGTGACTGGGGCGGCGGGGCGTTCCTCGCCGAAGAGGCCGTGTGGTGCGCGGCCCGGGCCGAGGACGGCCGCGGCGCCCCGACCCGGCTGGCCGACGCCCTGCCCGCGCACTTCGGCCTGGCCGGCATGCCGGAACTGATCGAGGCCTTTCATCTGGGGGCCCTCCCCGGCCACCGCCGCCATGAGCTGGCGCCGCTGCTCTTCTCCGTGGCGGAGGCCGGTGACCCGGTCGCCCGGGGCCTCGTGGCCCGCCAGGCGGAGGAGATCGCGCTGCTGGCCACCGTCGCCCTGAAGCGCCTCGGCCTCCTCGGGGAAGGGGTCCCCGTGGTGCTGGGCGGCGGCGTCCTGGCCGCCCGTCACCCGCTCCTGCACGACCGGGTCACCCGGCTCCTCGCGGAACGTGCCCCCGGGGCGGTGCCCCATGTGGTGACCGCCCCGCCGGTGTTGGGGGCCGCCCTGGACACCTTGGACCGGGCGGGGGCGGGGGCGGACGCGTACGGACGGTTGCGGGCGGCTCGGTGGGCGGAGCGGCAGCCGCCCGGCCCTCAGCAGCCCGCCCCTCAGTCCCCCGCCGGAAGCGCCAAGTCCCGTACGTGA
- a CDS encoding 6-phospho-beta-glucosidase, producing MKLAVVGGGSTYTPELIDGFARLREVLPLEELVLVDPAADRLELVGGLARRIFARQGHPGRISCTDDLDAAADGADAVLLQLRVGGQAARHQDETWPLECGCVGQETTGAGGLAKALRTVPVILDIAERVRRRNPRAWIIDFTNPVGIVTRALLTHGYKAVGLCNVAIGFQRRFAALLGVSPGGVELEHVGLNHLTWERAVRVAGEDVLPRLLADHGDALAEHLRLPRSLLDRLGVVPSSYLRYYYRHDAVVRELRGAPSRAAEVAALEQKLLGMYGDPALDEKPELLARRGGAFYSEAAVALTASLLRHTGDTQVVNALNHGTLPFLPDDAVIEVPATVDSTGATPLPVRPLEPLYAGLVAHVSAYEHLALEAALRGRGGRTSDRAGGRNAVFSALLAHPLIGRADHADRLTDALIAHNREHLPWA from the coding sequence ATCAAGCTCGCCGTGGTCGGCGGCGGCTCCACCTACACCCCCGAACTCATCGACGGTTTCGCGCGCCTGCGCGAGGTGCTGCCGCTGGAGGAGCTGGTCCTCGTCGACCCGGCAGCGGACCGGCTGGAGCTGGTGGGCGGCCTGGCCCGGCGGATCTTCGCCAGGCAGGGCCACCCGGGCCGGATCTCCTGTACCGACGACCTGGACGCCGCTGCCGACGGCGCGGACGCGGTGCTGCTGCAACTGCGGGTCGGCGGCCAGGCCGCCCGCCACCAGGACGAGACCTGGCCGCTGGAGTGCGGCTGCGTCGGCCAGGAGACCACCGGGGCAGGCGGCCTCGCCAAGGCGCTGCGCACGGTCCCCGTCATCCTGGACATCGCCGAGCGGGTGCGCCGCCGCAACCCCCGTGCCTGGATCATCGACTTCACCAACCCCGTCGGCATCGTCACCCGGGCGCTGCTCACCCACGGCTACAAAGCCGTGGGGCTGTGCAATGTCGCCATCGGTTTCCAGCGCCGGTTCGCCGCGCTGCTGGGCGTCTCCCCCGGCGGGGTCGAGCTGGAGCACGTCGGCCTCAACCACCTCACCTGGGAGCGGGCGGTACGCGTTGCGGGCGAGGACGTCCTCCCCCGGCTGCTGGCGGACCACGGCGACGCGCTGGCCGAGCATCTGCGCCTGCCCCGCTCGCTGCTCGACCGCCTCGGCGTCGTCCCCTCCTCCTACCTGCGCTACTACTACCGGCACGACGCGGTGGTACGGGAGTTGCGCGGCGCTCCGTCCCGCGCGGCGGAGGTCGCCGCCCTGGAGCAAAAGCTCCTCGGCATGTACGGCGACCCGGCACTCGACGAGAAGCCGGAGCTGCTGGCGCGGCGCGGCGGCGCCTTCTACTCGGAGGCCGCGGTGGCCCTGACCGCCTCCCTCCTGCGGCACACCGGCGACACCCAGGTCGTCAACGCCCTCAACCACGGCACCCTGCCGTTCCTGCCCGACGACGCGGTGATCGAGGTGCCCGCGACCGTGGACTCGACCGGCGCCACGCCCCTCCCGGTGCGCCCCCTGGAGCCGCTGTACGCCGGGCTGGTCGCGCACGTCAGCGCCTACGAACACCTCGCCCTCGAGGCCGCGTTGCGGGGCAGGGGCGGCCGGACATCCGACCGGGCGGGCGGGCGCAACGCCGTCTTCTCCGCGCTCCTCGCCCACCCCCTCATCGGCCGGGCCGACCACGCGGACCGGCTCACCGACGCGCTGATCGCGCACAACCGGGAGCATCTCCCGTGGGCCTGA
- a CDS encoding SUKH-3 domain-containing protein, with translation MSRGEIQQWLSGNGWSPDRGNSGKRGNGDIGEKARAFLAEAVAESEAEGFPMASFGVAERFIASYGLLRLVHPSDPTSLLITNPTGGCDGDFREIAELSRELQKRLFRIGYDLPDGAIFLVAEDGAFYCCHHTGAYGLGADER, from the coding sequence ATGTCACGCGGCGAGATCCAGCAGTGGCTCTCCGGAAATGGCTGGAGTCCGGACAGAGGTAACAGCGGAAAGAGAGGTAACGGAGATATCGGGGAGAAGGCTCGCGCATTCCTTGCGGAAGCAGTGGCGGAGTCGGAAGCGGAAGGATTTCCGATGGCCTCGTTCGGTGTCGCCGAACGGTTCATCGCTTCCTACGGGCTGCTCAGGCTGGTACACCCAAGTGACCCCACGAGCCTGCTGATCACCAATCCGACCGGCGGTTGCGACGGCGATTTCCGCGAGATCGCGGAGCTGTCCCGCGAGCTGCAAAAGCGCCTGTTCCGGATCGGATACGACCTTCCCGACGGTGCGATCTTCCTCGTGGCCGAGGACGGCGCATTCTATTGCTGCCATCACACCGGAGCGTATGGCCTCGGCGCTGACGAAAGGTGA
- a CDS encoding FadR/GntR family transcriptional regulator, protein MQSVRKGRVSLVETATDEIRAQIVNGTWPVGSRIPPESALSETLGVSRASVREAVRSLVHAGLLEPRQGDGTFVLSDDDSALALRRRLERAELSHVTQVRQGLDVVAARQAAKHRTDRQLAGIEAALARRRAALDAQDSEAFTAADAEFHVLVAEASDNPVLADIYRSLSAALREELRRAACLDTATAAPDDPHSRLTDAIRDRDPRAAVDAAVLLLAGHVRDLALPAGD, encoded by the coding sequence GTGCAGTCGGTCCGCAAGGGCAGGGTGTCGCTGGTGGAGACCGCGACCGACGAGATCCGCGCCCAGATCGTGAACGGCACCTGGCCGGTGGGCAGCCGCATCCCGCCCGAGAGCGCCCTGTCCGAAACCCTCGGGGTCAGCCGCGCCTCGGTCCGCGAAGCCGTACGGTCCCTGGTGCACGCCGGCCTCCTGGAGCCCCGGCAGGGCGACGGCACCTTCGTGCTCTCCGACGACGACAGCGCCCTCGCCCTCCGCCGCCGCCTCGAACGCGCCGAGCTCAGCCATGTCACCCAGGTCCGCCAGGGCCTCGACGTGGTCGCCGCCCGCCAGGCGGCCAAGCACCGTACGGACCGCCAGCTCGCCGGCATCGAAGCCGCGCTGGCCCGCCGCAGGGCCGCTCTCGACGCCCAGGACAGCGAGGCCTTCACCGCCGCCGACGCCGAGTTCCACGTCCTGGTGGCCGAGGCGAGCGACAACCCCGTCCTCGCCGACATCTACCGCTCGCTGAGCGCCGCCCTGCGCGAGGAACTGCGCCGCGCCGCCTGCCTGGACACCGCCACCGCGGCTCCCGACGACCCGCACTCCCGCCTCACCGACGCCATCCGCGACCGGGACCCCCGGGCCGCCGTGGACGCCGCGGTCCTGCTCCTCGCCGGTCACGTACGGGACTTGGCGCTTCCGGCGGGGGACTGA